Proteins found in one Mustela lutreola isolate mMusLut2 chromosome 10, mMusLut2.pri, whole genome shotgun sequence genomic segment:
- the DVL1 gene encoding segment polarity protein dishevelled homolog DVL-1 isoform X2, giving the protein MAETKIIYHMDEEETPYLVKLPVAPERVTLADFKNVLSNRPVHAYKFFFKSMDQDFGVVKEEISDDNAKLPCFNGRVVSWLVLAEGAHSDAGSQSTDGHTDRPPPLERTGGIGDSRPPSFHPNVASSRDGMDNETGTESLVSHRRERARRRNREEVARTNGHPRGDRRRDLGLPPDSASAVLSSELESSSFIDSDEDDNTSRLSSSTEQSTSSRLIRKHKRRRRKQRLRQADRASSFSSITDSTMSLNIITVTLNMERHHFLGISIVGQSNERGDGGIYIGSIMKGGAVAADGRIEPGDMLLQVNDINFENMSNDDAVRVLREIVSQTGPISLTVAKCWDPTPRSYFTIPRADPVRPIDPAAWLSHTAALTGALPRYGTSPCSSAVTRTSSSSLTSSVPGAPQLEETPLTVKSDMGAVVRVMQLPDSGLEIRDRMWLKITIANAVIGADVVDWLYTHVEGFKERREARKYASSMLKRGFLRHTVNKITFSEQCYYVFGDLCSNLAALNLNSGSSGASDQDTLAPLPHSAAPWPLGQGYPYQYPGPPPCFPPAYQDPGFSYGSGSAGSQQSEGSKSSGSTRSAGGSSRRALGREKERRAAGAGGSGSESDHTAPSGVGGGSWRERPASQLSRGSSPHSQASAAAPGLPPLYPLTKAYSVVGGPPGGPPVRELAAVPPELTGSRQSFQKAMGNPCEFFVDIM; this is encoded by the exons aTGGCGGAGACCAAGATCATCTATCACATGGACGAGGAGGAGACGCCGTACCTGGTCAAGCTGCCCGTGGCGCCCGAGCGCGTCACGCTGGCCGACTTCAAGAACGTGCTCAGCAACCGGCCCGTGCACGCTTACAAATTCTTCTTCAAGTCCATGGACCAGGACTTCGG GGTCGTGAAGGAGGAGATCTCCGATGATAACGCCAAGCTGCCCTGCTTCAACGGCCGTGTGGTCTCCTGG CTGGTCCTGGCCGAGGGCGCACACTCAGATGCCGGGTCTCAGAGCACGGATGGCCACACAGACCGGCCCCCACCTCTTGAGAGAACGGGCGGCATCGGGGACTCCCGGCCACCCTCTTTCCA CCCCAACGTAGCCAGCAGCCGTGACGGGATGGACAATGAGACCGGCACGGAGTCTCTGGTCAGCCACCGGCGGGAGCGAGCCCGACGGCGGAACCGTGAGGAAG TTGCCCGGACCAATGGGCACCCAAGGGGGGACCGGCGGCGAGACCTGGGGCTGCCCCCCGACAGTGCCTCTGCGGTGCTGAGCAGCGAACTCGAGTCCAGCAGCTTCATCGACTCTGATGAGGATGACAACACAAGCCG cctgagCAGCTCCACGGAGCAGAGCACGTCCTCGCGGCTCATCCGGAAGCACAAGCGGAGGCGGCGGAAGCAGCGCCTGCGGCAGGCGGACCGG GCTTCTTCCTTCAGCAGCATCACAGACTCCACCATGTCCCTGAACATCATCACCGTCACTCTCAACATGG AGAGGCACCACTTCCTGGGTATCAGCATCGTGGGCCAGAGCAACGAGCGGGGTGACGGCGGCATCTACATCGGCTCCATCATGAAGGGCGGGGCCGTGGCGGCCGACGGGCGCATCGAGCCGGGGGACATGCTGCTGCAG GTCAACGACATCAACTTCGAGAACATGAGCAACGACGACGCCGTGCGGGTGCTGCGGGAGATTGTGTCCCAGACGGG GCCCATCAGCCTCACGGTGGCCAAGTGCTGGGACCCGACCCCCCGGAGCTACTTCACCATCCCGAGGG CTGACCCGGTACGGCCCATCGACCCCGCCGCCTGGCTGTCCCACACGGCGGCGCTGACCGGAGCCCTGCCACGCTATGGTACGAGCCCCTGCTCCAGTGCCGTCACACGCACCAGCTCCTCCTCACTAACCAGCTCTGTGCCCGGCGCTCCAC AACTGGAGGAGACGCCTCTGACGGTGAAGAGTGACATGGGCGCCGTGGTGCGTGTCATGCAGCTGCCAGACTCGGGCCTGGAGATCCGAGACCGCATGTGGCTCAAGATCACCATCGCCAACGCCGTCATCG GGGCGGACGTGGTGGACTGGCTGTACACGCACGTGGAGGGCTTCAAGGAGCGGCGCGAGGCTCGCAAGTACGCCAGCAGCATGCTGAAGCGGGGCTTCCTGCGGCACACGGTCAACAAGATCACCTTCTCGGAGCAGTGCTACTACGTCTTCGGGGACTTGTGCAGCA ATCTCGCAGCCCTGAACCTCAACAGCGGCTCCAGCGGGGCCTCGGATCAGGACACGCTGGCCCCCCTGCCCCATTCGGCCGCCCCGTGGCCCCTGGGTCAGGGCTACCCCTACCAGTACCCGGGCCCCCCGCCCTGCTTCCCACCTGCGTACCAGGACCCTGGCTTCAGCTATGGTAGCGGCAGCGCAGGAAGTCAGCAGAGCGAAG GAAGCAAAAGCAGCGGGTCCACCCGGAGCGCCGGCGGGAGCAGCCGGCGGGCACTGGGCCGTGAGAAGGAGCGCCGGGCGGCTGGAGCCGGGGGCAGTGGCAGCGAGTCGGACCACACGGCGCCGAGTGGGGTCGGTGGTGGCAGCTGGCGGGAGCGTCCGGCTAGCCAGCTCAGCCGGGGCAGCAGCCCACACAGCCAGGCCTCGGCTGCTGCCCCGGGGCTACCCCCACTGTATCCCTTAACAAAGGCTTACTCAGTGGTGGGGGGGCCACCAGGGGGGCCGCCTGTCCGGGAGCTGGCTGCTGTTCCCCCAGAGCTGACAGGTAGCCGCCAGTCCTTCCAGAAGGCCATGGGAAACCCCTGTGAATTTTTTGTTGACATCATGTGA
- the DVL1 gene encoding segment polarity protein dishevelled homolog DVL-1 isoform X3, whose product MAETKIIYHMDEEETPYLVKLPVAPERVTLADFKNVLSNRPVHAYKFFFKSMDQDFGVVKEEISDDNAKLPCFNGRVVSWLVLAEGAHSDAGSQSTDGHTDRPPPLERTGGIGDSRPPSFHPNVASSRDGMDNETGTESLVSHRRERARRRNREEVARTNGHPRGDRRRDLGLPPDSASAVLSSELESSSFIDSDEDDNTSRLSSSTEQSTSSRLIRKHKRRRRKQRLRQADRASSFSSITDSTMSLNIITVTLNMERHHFLGISIVGQSNERGDGGIYIGSIMKGGAVAADGRIEPGDMLLQVNDINFENMSNDDAVRVLREIVSQTGPISLTVAKCWDPTPRSYFTIPRADPVRPIDPAAWLSHTAALTGALPRYGTSPCSSAVTRTSSSSLTSSVPGAPQLEETPLTVKSDMGAVVRVMQLPDSGLEIRDRMWLKITIANAVIGADVVDWLYTHVEGFKERREARKYASSMLKRGFLRHTVNKITFSEQCYYVFGDLCSNLAALNLNSGSSGASDQDTLAPLPHSAAPWPLGQGYPYQYPGPPPCFPPAYQDPGFSYGSGSAGSQQSEALD is encoded by the exons aTGGCGGAGACCAAGATCATCTATCACATGGACGAGGAGGAGACGCCGTACCTGGTCAAGCTGCCCGTGGCGCCCGAGCGCGTCACGCTGGCCGACTTCAAGAACGTGCTCAGCAACCGGCCCGTGCACGCTTACAAATTCTTCTTCAAGTCCATGGACCAGGACTTCGG GGTCGTGAAGGAGGAGATCTCCGATGATAACGCCAAGCTGCCCTGCTTCAACGGCCGTGTGGTCTCCTGG CTGGTCCTGGCCGAGGGCGCACACTCAGATGCCGGGTCTCAGAGCACGGATGGCCACACAGACCGGCCCCCACCTCTTGAGAGAACGGGCGGCATCGGGGACTCCCGGCCACCCTCTTTCCA CCCCAACGTAGCCAGCAGCCGTGACGGGATGGACAATGAGACCGGCACGGAGTCTCTGGTCAGCCACCGGCGGGAGCGAGCCCGACGGCGGAACCGTGAGGAAG TTGCCCGGACCAATGGGCACCCAAGGGGGGACCGGCGGCGAGACCTGGGGCTGCCCCCCGACAGTGCCTCTGCGGTGCTGAGCAGCGAACTCGAGTCCAGCAGCTTCATCGACTCTGATGAGGATGACAACACAAGCCG cctgagCAGCTCCACGGAGCAGAGCACGTCCTCGCGGCTCATCCGGAAGCACAAGCGGAGGCGGCGGAAGCAGCGCCTGCGGCAGGCGGACCGG GCTTCTTCCTTCAGCAGCATCACAGACTCCACCATGTCCCTGAACATCATCACCGTCACTCTCAACATGG AGAGGCACCACTTCCTGGGTATCAGCATCGTGGGCCAGAGCAACGAGCGGGGTGACGGCGGCATCTACATCGGCTCCATCATGAAGGGCGGGGCCGTGGCGGCCGACGGGCGCATCGAGCCGGGGGACATGCTGCTGCAG GTCAACGACATCAACTTCGAGAACATGAGCAACGACGACGCCGTGCGGGTGCTGCGGGAGATTGTGTCCCAGACGGG GCCCATCAGCCTCACGGTGGCCAAGTGCTGGGACCCGACCCCCCGGAGCTACTTCACCATCCCGAGGG CTGACCCGGTACGGCCCATCGACCCCGCCGCCTGGCTGTCCCACACGGCGGCGCTGACCGGAGCCCTGCCACGCTATGGTACGAGCCCCTGCTCCAGTGCCGTCACACGCACCAGCTCCTCCTCACTAACCAGCTCTGTGCCCGGCGCTCCAC AACTGGAGGAGACGCCTCTGACGGTGAAGAGTGACATGGGCGCCGTGGTGCGTGTCATGCAGCTGCCAGACTCGGGCCTGGAGATCCGAGACCGCATGTGGCTCAAGATCACCATCGCCAACGCCGTCATCG GGGCGGACGTGGTGGACTGGCTGTACACGCACGTGGAGGGCTTCAAGGAGCGGCGCGAGGCTCGCAAGTACGCCAGCAGCATGCTGAAGCGGGGCTTCCTGCGGCACACGGTCAACAAGATCACCTTCTCGGAGCAGTGCTACTACGTCTTCGGGGACTTGTGCAGCA ATCTCGCAGCCCTGAACCTCAACAGCGGCTCCAGCGGGGCCTCGGATCAGGACACGCTGGCCCCCCTGCCCCATTCGGCCGCCCCGTGGCCCCTGGGTCAGGGCTACCCCTACCAGTACCCGGGCCCCCCGCCCTGCTTCCCACCTGCGTACCAGGACCCTGGCTTCAGCTATGGTAGCGGCAGCGCAGGAAGTCAGCAGAGCGAAG CCTTAGACTGA
- the LOC131809855 gene encoding collagen alpha-1(I) chain-like, which produces MARRRRGARAAPGAPPGRPGPTRPAGPDSARAPAAAPRPAAAHPPRPGDAGREGARGPAASARPAAAAAAAAPSGRAVKGTAGPGPKRARRGAPESGRGLTSPGRWRRGAGRGCARAEGPGGGRVGSGGGGGGGAELPPLSRAPPRPPSPARGPGSGTRDARNVFGPGRPHLPGVGFRFSTPFASAPGPVGAQSRGASRLHRRAAGGQHGKLRSLRAGGSQRQLGPAPGRPLRARASSARATEAPRNARRAHAGVRAEAGVRVRLKAAAKCARKCAQSAPGQALLAAGEDSPPSPPLPIQPGWGPLGTKGDPEQQP; this is translated from the exons AtggcgcggcggcggcgcggggcccGCGCG GCCCCCGGCGCCCCGCCCGGCCGCCCCGGCCCCACCCGCCCCGCCGGCCCCGACTCCGCGCGCGCCCCGGCTGCTGCCCCGCGGCCCGCGGCCGCCCATCCGCCCCGGCCCGGGGACGCAGGCAGGGAGGGCGCGCGAGGCCCGGCCGCGTCCgcgcgccccgccgccgccgccgccgccgccgccccctcgGGCCGCGCAGTTAAAGGGACCGCCGGCCCCGGGCCTAAGCGCGCCCGCCGGGGGGCGCCCGAGAGCGGGCGGGGCCTGACGTCACCGGGCCGCTGGCggcgcggcgcggggcggggctgCGCACGCGCGGAAGGGCCGGGGGGGGGGCGCGtaggcagcggcggcggcggcggcggcggcgcagaGCTCCCGCCGCTCTCccgagccccgccccgccccccttcTCCCGCCCGGGGTCCCGGGTCCGGCACGCGGGACGCCCGCAATGTGTTCGGGCC GGGTCGACCGCACCTCCCAGGAGTAGGGTTCCGCTTCTCCACCCCCTTCGCGAGCGCTCCGGGGCCCGTGGGTGCTCAGAGTCGGGGGGCGTCCCGGTTACATCGGCGGGCAGCTGGGGGGCAGCACGGGAAGCTGAGGTCCCTGCGTGCGGGCGGGAGCCAGAGACAGCTCGGTCCCGCGCCCGGACGCCCGCTGCGTGCCCGCGCGTCCTCTGCCCGCGCCACAGAGGCTCCGCGGAACGCGCGCCGAGCGCATGCGGGTGTTCGCGCGGAGGCGGGAGTGCGTGTGCGGCTGAAGGCGGCGGCCAAGTGCGCACGCAAGTGTGCCCAGAGTGCCCCGGGCCAGGCGCTTCTGGCTGCGGGCGAAGATTCCCCCCCATCACCGCCTCTGCCGATCCAACCAGGCTGGGGTCCTCTGGGGACCAAGGGAGACCCAGAGCAGCAGCCCTGA
- the TAS1R3 gene encoding taste receptor type 1 member 3, whose protein sequence is MLGWTLLGLTALLGLGAGAPLCLSQQLRMQGDYMLGGLFPLGTADNAGLGGRIQPNATVCTRFSALGLLWALAVKMAVEEINNGSALLPGLRLGCDLFDTCSEPVVAMKPSLMFMAKAGSCDIAAYCNYTQYQPRVLAVIGPHSSELALVTGKFFSFFLMPQISYGASTDRLSNRQTFPSFFRTVPSDRSQAEAMVELLLELGWTWVAAAGSDDEYGRQGLSLFSSLANARGICIAHEGLVPLPPAGSLRPGSVQDLLRQVNQSRAQVLVLFSSARAARALLGDSIRHRLSPKVWVASEAWLTSDLVMTLPGLATVGTVLGFLQQGAPMPEFPSYVRSRLALAADPAFCASLDAEQPGLEEHVVGPRCPQCDHITLEDVSAGLLHHQTFAAYAAVYGVAQALHNTLLCTASGCPPREPVQPWQLLENMYNMTFHARGLALQFDASGNVNMDYDLKLWVWRDPTPELRTVGVFNGHLKLWHSQLSWHTPGNQLPVSQCSRQCREGQVRRVKGFHSCCYDCVDCKAGSYQRSPDDLLCTQCEQDQWSPDRSTRCFPRRPTFLAWGEPAVLVLLILLGLALGLVLAALGLFIWHWHSPLVQASGGPWACFGLACLGLVCLSVLLFPGRPGPASCLAQQPLLHIPLTGCLSTLFLQAAQIFVRSELPPSWAEQLRGRLQGPWAWLVVLLALLAEAALCVWYLVVFPPEVVTDWWVLPTEALVHCRVRSWVSFGLVHATNAVLAFLCFLGTFLVQSQPGHYNGARGLTFAMLTYFITWISFVPLFANVHVAHQPTVQMGAILLCALGILATFHLPKCYLLLWRPELNTPAFFLGDDARVQCSSSTGGQETQGKNK, encoded by the exons ATGCTAGGCTGGACTCTCCTGGGCCTCACGGCTCTCTTGGGCCTCGGGGCAGGCGCCCCACTGTGCTTATCCCAGCAGCTCAGGATGCAAGGGGACTACATGCTGGGCGGGCTCTTCCCTCTGGGCACAGCTGACAATGCTGGTCTGGGCGGCAGGATACAACCCAACGCCACTGTGTGCACTAg GTTCTCAGCCCTCGGCCTGCTCTGGGCGCTGGCCGTGAAGATGGCCGTGGAGGAGATCAACAATGGGTCCGCCCTGCTGCCGGGGCTGCGTCTGGGCTGCGACCTCTTCGACACGTGTTCAGAGCCCGTGGTGGCCATGAAGCCCAGCCTCATGTTCATGGCCAAGGCGGGCAGCTGCGACATTGCCGCCTACTGCAATTATACGCAGTACCAGCCCCGCGTGCTGGCTGTCATTGGACCCCACTCGTCCGAGCTCGCCCTCGTCACCGGCAAGTTCTTCAGCTTCTTCCTCATGCCTCAG ATCAGCTACGGGGCCAGCACCGACCGGCTGAGCAACCGGCAAACCTTCCCGTCCTTCTTCCGCACGGTGCCCAGCGACCGCTCGCAGGCCGAGGCTATGGTGGAGCTGCTGCTGGAGCTCGGCTGGACCTGGGTGGCTGCGGCGGGCAGTGACGACGAGTACGGCCGGCAGGGCCTGAGCCTCTTCTCCAGCTTGGCCAACGCCAGGGGCATCTGCATCGCACACGAGGGCCTGGTGCCGCTGCCGCCCGCGGGCAGCCTGCGGCCGGGCTCTGTGCAGGACCTGCTGCGCCAGGTGAACCAGAGCCGTGCGCAGGTGCTGGTGCTCTTCTCCTCCGCCCGCGCGGCCCGCGCCCTCCTCGGCGACAGCATCCGCCACAGGCTCTCACCCAAGGTGTGGGTGGCCAGCGAGGCCTGGCTGACCTCAGACCTGGTCATGACGCTGCCCGGCTTGGCCACGGTGGGCACCGTGCTTGGCTTCCTCCAGCAGGGCGCCCCCATGCCCGAGTTTCCGTCCTACGTGCGCAGCCGCCTGGCCCTGGCAGCCGACCCCGCCTTCTGTGCCTCGCTGGACGCTGAACAGCCAGGCCTAGAGGAGCACGTGGTGGGGCCGCGCTGCCCCCAGTGTGACCACATCACACTGGAGGATGTATCTGCGGGGTTGCTGCACCACCAGACCTTCGCCGCCTATGCGGCCGTGTACGGCGTGGCCCAGGCCCTTCACAACACACTGCTCTGCACTGCCTCAGGCTGCCCCCCGCGGGAGCCTGTGCAGCCCTGGCAG ctcctCGAGAACATGTACAACATGACCTTCCACGCACGTGGCCTGGCACTGCAGTTCGATGCCAGCGGGAACGTGAACATGGATTATGACCTAAAACTGTGGGTGTGGCGGGACCCGACACCCGAGTTGCGCACTGTCGGAGTCTTTAACGGCCACCTGAAGCTCTGGCACTCCCAGCTGTCCTGGCACACACCAGGGAACCAG CTGCCTGTGTCGCAGTGCTCCCGGCAGTGCAGGGAGGGCCAGGTGCGCCGAGTGAAAGGCTTCCACTCCTGCTGTTACGACTGCGTGGACTGCAAGGCCGGCAGCTACCAGCGCAGCCCAG ATGACCTCCTCTGCACCCAGTGTGAGCAGGACCAGTGGTCCCCAGACCGGAGCACACGCTGCTTCCCCCGCAGGCCCACGTTCCTGGCATGGGGGGAGCCAGCCGTGCTGGTTTTGCTTATACTGCTGGGCCTGGCGCTGGGCCTGGTGCTGGCAGCCCTGGGGCTCTTCATCTGGCACTGGCACAGCCCACTGGTTCAGGCCTCAGGTGGGCCATGGGCCTGCTTTGGCCTGGCCTGCCTGGGCCTCGTCTGCCTCAGCGTCCTCCTGTTCCCTGGTCGGCCAGGCCCTGCCAGCTGCCTGGCCCAGCAGCCACTGCTCCACATTCCACTTACTGGCTGCCTGAGCACACTTTTCTTGCAAGCGGCCCAGATATTTGTGCGCTCGGAGTTGCCACCCAGCTGGGCAGAGCAGCTGCGTGGCCGCCTGcaggggccctgggcctggcTGGTGGTGCTACTGGCTCTGCTGGCAGAAGCGGCACTGTGTGTCTGGTACCTGGTAGTTTTCCCGCCAGAGGTGGTGACGGACTGGTGGGTGCTGCCCACAGAGGCGCTGGTGCACTGCCGTGTGCGCTCCTGGGTCAGCTTCGGCCTGGTGCACGCCACCAATGCTGTGCTGGCCTTCCTCTGCTTCCTGGGCACCTTCCTGGTGCAGAGCCAGCCGGGCCACTACAATGGCGCCCGTGGCCTCACTTTTGCCATGCTGACCTACTTTATCACCTGGATCTCCTTTGTGCCTCTCTTTGCTAATGTGCACGTGGCCCACCAGCCCACGGTGCAGATGGGTGCCATCCTCCTCTGTGCCCTGGGCATCCTGGCCACCTTCCACCTGCCCAAGTGCTACCTGCTGCTGTGGCGGCCGGAGCTCAACACCCCTGCATTCTTCCTGGGAGATGATGCCAGAGTACAGTGCAGCAGTAGTACTGGGGGGCAGGAGACTCAGGGCAAAAACAAGTGA
- the DVL1 gene encoding segment polarity protein dishevelled homolog DVL-1 isoform X1 encodes MAETKIIYHMDEEETPYLVKLPVAPERVTLADFKNVLSNRPVHAYKFFFKSMDQDFGVVKEEISDDNAKLPCFNGRVVSWLVLAEGAHSDAGSQSTDGHTDRPPPLERTGGIGDSRPPSFHPNVASSRDGMDNETGTESLVSHRRERARRRNREEVARTNGHPRGDRRRDLGLPPDSASAVLSSELESSSFIDSDEDDNTSRLSSSTEQSTSSRLIRKHKRRRRKQRLRQADRASSFSSITDSTMSLNIITVTLNMERHHFLGISIVGQSNERGDGGIYIGSIMKGGAVAADGRIEPGDMLLQVNDINFENMSNDDAVRVLREIVSQTGPISLTVAKCWDPTPRSYFTIPRADPVRPIDPAAWLSHTAALTGALPRYELEETPLTVKSDMGAVVRVMQLPDSGLEIRDRMWLKITIANAVIGADVVDWLYTHVEGFKERREARKYASSMLKRGFLRHTVNKITFSEQCYYVFGDLCSNLAALNLNSGSSGASDQDTLAPLPHSAAPWPLGQGYPYQYPGPPPCFPPAYQDPGFSYGSGSAGSQQSEGSKSSGSTRSAGGSSRRALGREKERRAAGAGGSGSESDHTAPSGVGGGSWRERPASQLSRGSSPHSQASAAAPGLPPLYPLTKAYSVVGGPPGGPPVRELAAVPPELTGSRQSFQKAMGNPCEFFVDIM; translated from the exons aTGGCGGAGACCAAGATCATCTATCACATGGACGAGGAGGAGACGCCGTACCTGGTCAAGCTGCCCGTGGCGCCCGAGCGCGTCACGCTGGCCGACTTCAAGAACGTGCTCAGCAACCGGCCCGTGCACGCTTACAAATTCTTCTTCAAGTCCATGGACCAGGACTTCGG GGTCGTGAAGGAGGAGATCTCCGATGATAACGCCAAGCTGCCCTGCTTCAACGGCCGTGTGGTCTCCTGG CTGGTCCTGGCCGAGGGCGCACACTCAGATGCCGGGTCTCAGAGCACGGATGGCCACACAGACCGGCCCCCACCTCTTGAGAGAACGGGCGGCATCGGGGACTCCCGGCCACCCTCTTTCCA CCCCAACGTAGCCAGCAGCCGTGACGGGATGGACAATGAGACCGGCACGGAGTCTCTGGTCAGCCACCGGCGGGAGCGAGCCCGACGGCGGAACCGTGAGGAAG TTGCCCGGACCAATGGGCACCCAAGGGGGGACCGGCGGCGAGACCTGGGGCTGCCCCCCGACAGTGCCTCTGCGGTGCTGAGCAGCGAACTCGAGTCCAGCAGCTTCATCGACTCTGATGAGGATGACAACACAAGCCG cctgagCAGCTCCACGGAGCAGAGCACGTCCTCGCGGCTCATCCGGAAGCACAAGCGGAGGCGGCGGAAGCAGCGCCTGCGGCAGGCGGACCGG GCTTCTTCCTTCAGCAGCATCACAGACTCCACCATGTCCCTGAACATCATCACCGTCACTCTCAACATGG AGAGGCACCACTTCCTGGGTATCAGCATCGTGGGCCAGAGCAACGAGCGGGGTGACGGCGGCATCTACATCGGCTCCATCATGAAGGGCGGGGCCGTGGCGGCCGACGGGCGCATCGAGCCGGGGGACATGCTGCTGCAG GTCAACGACATCAACTTCGAGAACATGAGCAACGACGACGCCGTGCGGGTGCTGCGGGAGATTGTGTCCCAGACGGG GCCCATCAGCCTCACGGTGGCCAAGTGCTGGGACCCGACCCCCCGGAGCTACTTCACCATCCCGAGGG CTGACCCGGTACGGCCCATCGACCCCGCCGCCTGGCTGTCCCACACGGCGGCGCTGACCGGAGCCCTGCCACGCTATG AACTGGAGGAGACGCCTCTGACGGTGAAGAGTGACATGGGCGCCGTGGTGCGTGTCATGCAGCTGCCAGACTCGGGCCTGGAGATCCGAGACCGCATGTGGCTCAAGATCACCATCGCCAACGCCGTCATCG GGGCGGACGTGGTGGACTGGCTGTACACGCACGTGGAGGGCTTCAAGGAGCGGCGCGAGGCTCGCAAGTACGCCAGCAGCATGCTGAAGCGGGGCTTCCTGCGGCACACGGTCAACAAGATCACCTTCTCGGAGCAGTGCTACTACGTCTTCGGGGACTTGTGCAGCA ATCTCGCAGCCCTGAACCTCAACAGCGGCTCCAGCGGGGCCTCGGATCAGGACACGCTGGCCCCCCTGCCCCATTCGGCCGCCCCGTGGCCCCTGGGTCAGGGCTACCCCTACCAGTACCCGGGCCCCCCGCCCTGCTTCCCACCTGCGTACCAGGACCCTGGCTTCAGCTATGGTAGCGGCAGCGCAGGAAGTCAGCAGAGCGAAG GAAGCAAAAGCAGCGGGTCCACCCGGAGCGCCGGCGGGAGCAGCCGGCGGGCACTGGGCCGTGAGAAGGAGCGCCGGGCGGCTGGAGCCGGGGGCAGTGGCAGCGAGTCGGACCACACGGCGCCGAGTGGGGTCGGTGGTGGCAGCTGGCGGGAGCGTCCGGCTAGCCAGCTCAGCCGGGGCAGCAGCCCACACAGCCAGGCCTCGGCTGCTGCCCCGGGGCTACCCCCACTGTATCCCTTAACAAAGGCTTACTCAGTGGTGGGGGGGCCACCAGGGGGGCCGCCTGTCCGGGAGCTGGCTGCTGTTCCCCCAGAGCTGACAGGTAGCCGCCAGTCCTTCCAGAAGGCCATGGGAAACCCCTGTGAATTTTTTGTTGACATCATGTGA